Proteins encoded in a region of the Buchnera aphidicola (Thelaxes suberi) genome:
- a CDS encoding assimilatory sulfite reductase (NADPH) flavoprotein subunit codes for MKKKDETQLIHPFSEKQMNILNSFAENLTINQCIWTSGFFWGLTQKNSISEKLLTSSEINTPVKENINQLNVTIISASQTGNARLVSEYVQKHLLKFNIPNQLFDANEYKFKKIHLEKILILVISTQGEGEPPEIALPMYNFLKSKQAPNLNNLTYSIFSLGDSSYEYFCQAGKDFDNILSSLGAKKLINRIDADVDYNGLSIKWCDDIINVIKKKNTVSLISNNNFNKKTGDNKFVQNTYNKMRPFTSTLIVNQKITGRYSKKDVRHIELNIMNSGIKYYPGDSIGIWYKNDAELILEILEILNINQNEKILFNKKYESIFNVLENNFELTTNNINVLKKYALINNHVDLLKIASDLKKRLIYVKKNSLVCMLKQFPSIISAQDFVSILVPLKPRFYSISSSQLENDEEIHITVNIVQNYFYNKVYLGGASGYLSKLVNYGDKVKIFIEKNNNFKLPINDNSPIIMIASGTGIAPFRSFLQERENKKAHGKNWLFFGNQSSSEDFLYQQEWQIFFKKGLLNRINLAWSQDQDKKIYVQDELLKNGKKIWKWINTDKAYIYVCGNASKMAKDVENTLIQIICEYNHVNTEEANNLLNTLRLEKRYQRDVY; via the coding sequence ATGAAAAAAAAAGATGAAACGCAATTGATACATCCATTTTCTGAAAAACAAATGAATATTTTAAATAGTTTTGCAGAAAATTTAACTATTAATCAATGTATTTGGACATCTGGGTTTTTTTGGGGTTTAACGCAAAAAAATAGTATTTCAGAAAAATTACTAACTTCATCTGAGATTAATACACCTGTAAAAGAAAACATTAATCAATTAAATGTAACAATTATTTCAGCTTCACAAACAGGAAACGCGCGGTTAGTATCAGAGTATGTTCAGAAACACTTATTAAAATTTAATATTCCAAATCAATTATTTGATGCTAATGAATATAAATTTAAAAAAATTCATTTAGAAAAGATTTTAATATTAGTTATATCAACACAAGGAGAAGGAGAGCCTCCTGAAATAGCTTTACCAATGTATAATTTTTTGAAATCAAAACAAGCTCCTAATTTAAATAATTTGACATATAGTATTTTTAGTTTAGGGGATTCTTCATATGAATATTTTTGTCAAGCAGGAAAAGATTTTGACAATATTTTATCTTCTTTAGGGGCAAAAAAATTAATTAATCGTATTGATGCCGATGTTGATTATAATGGTCTTTCAATAAAATGGTGTGATGATATAATTAATGTTATTAAAAAAAAAAATACTGTATCGTTAATAAGTAATAATAATTTTAATAAAAAAACTGGTGATAATAAGTTTGTACAAAATACTTATAACAAGATGCGACCTTTTACATCTACTTTAATAGTTAATCAAAAAATTACAGGTAGATATTCTAAAAAAGATGTAAGACATATTGAATTAAATATTATGAATTCAGGAATTAAATATTATCCAGGAGATTCAATTGGTATTTGGTATAAAAATGATGCTGAATTAATCTTAGAAATATTAGAAATACTGAATATTAATCAAAATGAAAAAATATTGTTTAATAAAAAATATGAAAGTATATTTAACGTATTAGAAAATAATTTTGAATTAACTACAAATAATATTAATGTTTTAAAAAAATATGCTTTAATTAATAATCATGTTGATTTATTAAAAATAGCATCTGATTTAAAAAAAAGACTTATATATGTAAAAAAAAATTCTTTAGTATGTATGTTAAAACAATTTCCTTCTATAATAAGTGCGCAAGATTTTGTTTCAATCTTAGTTCCTTTAAAGCCAAGATTTTATTCTATATCTTCATCACAATTAGAAAATGATGAAGAAATTCATATCACTGTTAATATAGTACAGAATTATTTTTATAATAAAGTATATTTAGGTGGAGCATCTGGATATTTATCTAAACTTGTAAATTATGGAGATAAAGTTAAAATATTTATAGAAAAAAATAATAATTTTAAATTACCTATTAATGATAATTCTCCAATTATTATGATTGCTTCAGGAACTGGTATAGCTCCATTTCGTTCATTTCTACAAGAAAGAGAAAATAAAAAAGCGCATGGAAAAAATTGGCTTTTTTTTGGTAATCAAAGTTCTAGTGAAGATTTTTTATATCAACAGGAATGGCAAATATTTTTTAAAAAAGGATTACTAAATCGTATTAATTTAGCATGGTCTCAAGATCAAGACAAAAAAATATATGTACAAGATGAATTATTAAAAAATGGGAAAAAAATATGGAAATGGATCAATACTGACAAAGCTTATATTTATGTTTGTGGAAATGCATCAAAGATGGCAAAAGATGTAGAAAATACTTTAATTCAAATTATTTGCGAATATAACCATGTTAATACAGAAGAAGCAAATAATTTATTAAATACATTAAGATTAGAGAAACGTTATCAAAGAGATGTATATTAA
- a CDS encoding phosphoadenylyl-sulfate reductase, whose amino-acid sequence MKKFNNLNLKKKNELLYLTNIKLQKMSISNRILWAIENLPHNHIMSSSFGIQSLVSLHLINKYYKDIPVIFIDTGYLFKETYLFVDKVINKFKFNLKIFRSNLSPAWQEARYGKLWEQGISGLELYNQINKIDPMKEALKKLQAQTWFAGLRNQQSDLRASLSILNVQNNVFKFLPIIDWDDKMVQEYITENDLFVHPLYNKGYISVGDVHTTKPINKCMSEKETRFFGLKRECGLHECI is encoded by the coding sequence ATAAAAAAATTTAATAACTTAAATTTAAAAAAAAAAAATGAACTGTTATATTTAACTAATATTAAGTTACAAAAAATGTCTATTAGTAATAGAATCTTATGGGCAATAGAAAATTTACCTCATAATCATATTATGAGTTCTAGTTTTGGCATTCAATCGTTAGTGTCCCTACATTTAATTAATAAGTATTATAAAGATATTCCCGTAATTTTTATTGATACTGGTTATTTATTTAAAGAAACTTACCTGTTTGTTGATAAAGTAATTAATAAGTTTAAATTTAATTTGAAAATATTTCGATCAAACTTATCTCCAGCATGGCAAGAAGCTCGGTATGGAAAATTATGGGAGCAAGGAATATCTGGATTAGAATTATATAATCAAATAAACAAGATTGATCCTATGAAAGAAGCATTAAAAAAATTACAAGCTCAAACATGGTTTGCTGGTCTAAGAAATCAACAATCTGATTTACGCGCTTCTTTATCCATTTTAAATGTTCAAAATAATGTATTTAAATTTTTACCAATTATTGATTGGGATGATAAAATGGTTCAAGAATATATTACGGAAAATGATTTATTTGTTCATCCTTTATATAATAAAGGATATATTTCAGTAGGAGATGTTCATACTACTAAACCAATAAATAAGTGTATGTCTGAAAAAGAAACTCGTTTTTTTGGTTTAAAAAGAGAATGTGGATTACACGAATGTATTTAA
- the cysG gene encoding siroheme synthase CysG → MDYFPLFLKLKQKNVLVVGGGKVAFRKIILLLRSNPYIKVVARKICVDLKILLKEKKIEWIDTEFYEKYLENIFLVIVATNNNFLNKQISLLSNKKCIFVNVVDDIEKCSCIFPSIIDRNPIIVALTSSGSSPVLLKLFREKIESILPFGIGQIARFALKWREKIKFYLKKSHDCKTFWEKLFTSIFFDQMLNNDICNAYRTFKSILCNASSFKKGKITLVGSGPGNGGLLTLSALRALQEADIVFYDRLVGKEVLELIRRDAECICVGKKRGKVLINQNTIHKLLVLYAQRGKKVVRLKGGDNFIFGRGGEELQYIFEKKIYFEVIPGITAPIGAAAFSGIPLTYRNISQGVIFLSGHDYNSETFYFCSKNIKKYTFVFYMAKLMSNLIASDLIKKGLSKDTQVGIISAATTSNQTILIKSLYSLQYYKITLKSPILLIIGDVVQYHYRFNWFQKNTYIEKKNSSFTDI, encoded by the coding sequence ATGGATTATTTTCCTCTTTTTTTAAAATTAAAACAAAAAAATGTATTAGTAGTTGGGGGCGGAAAAGTAGCGTTTAGAAAAATAATTTTATTATTACGGTCTAACCCTTATATTAAGGTAGTAGCCAGAAAGATTTGTGTTGACTTAAAAATATTATTAAAAGAAAAAAAAATAGAATGGATAGATACAGAATTTTATGAAAAATATCTTGAAAATATTTTTTTAGTTATCGTAGCTACTAATAATAATTTTTTAAATAAACAAATTTCTTTATTATCTAATAAAAAATGTATATTTGTAAATGTAGTTGATGATATTGAAAAATGTTCATGTATCTTTCCATCTATTATTGATCGTAATCCAATTATAGTTGCTTTAACTTCATCTGGATCTTCACCAGTTTTATTAAAATTATTTCGTGAAAAAATCGAATCTATTCTTCCTTTTGGAATAGGTCAAATAGCACGTTTTGCATTAAAATGGAGAGAAAAAATAAAGTTTTATTTAAAAAAATCTCATGATTGTAAAACTTTTTGGGAAAAATTATTTACAAGTATTTTTTTTGATCAAATGTTAAATAATGATATCTGTAATGCATATCGTACATTTAAAAGCATTTTATGTAATGCATCCTCTTTTAAAAAGGGAAAGATTACTTTAGTAGGAAGTGGTCCAGGAAATGGAGGATTATTAACTTTAAGTGCTTTGCGAGCTCTTCAAGAAGCTGATATTGTTTTTTATGATAGATTAGTAGGTAAAGAAGTATTAGAATTAATTAGAAGAGACGCTGAATGTATTTGTGTTGGAAAAAAAAGAGGTAAAGTATTAATTAATCAAAATACGATTCACAAATTATTAGTTTTATATGCTCAAAGAGGAAAAAAAGTAGTTCGATTAAAAGGAGGTGACAATTTTATATTTGGACGAGGAGGAGAAGAGTTACAATATATTTTTGAAAAAAAAATTTATTTTGAAGTAATTCCAGGAATCACTGCTCCTATTGGAGCGGCTGCTTTTTCTGGTATTCCTTTAACTTATCGTAATATTTCACAAGGTGTAATATTTCTTTCTGGTCATGATTATAATTCAGAAACTTTCTATTTTTGTAGTAAAAATATAAAAAAATATACGTTTGTTTTTTATATGGCTAAATTGATGTCTAATTTAATCGCTTCAGATTTAATAAAAAAAGGTCTTTCTAAGGACACGCAAGTAGGTATAATTAGCGCAGCCACTACATCTAACCAAACTATTCTAATAAAATCATTATATTCATTACAATATTATAAAATTACTCTTAAATCTCCTATTTTATTGATTATTGGAGATGTTGTTCAATACCATTATAGATTTAATTGGTTTCAAAAAAATACATATATAGAAAAAAAAAATAGTAGTTTTACTGATATTTAA
- a CDS encoding 5'-3' exonuclease H3TH domain-containing protein has protein sequence MLYNSQLNTTLIIDGNTYLYQSFFAYPLLKNKKGEHCGAIYGFLNKIKSLLLKINPKKIIIVFDSPLLNFRHKLFKAYKINRPSMPNLLKLQITPLKKIINAMGIPIITIPYIEGDDIIGTLSKIGESKKETILLCSNDKDMEQLINKNVSIINNKMENIGLKEIKKKYGILPQYLTHLMALMGDHSDNIPGVYGIGKITAIALIKKFSTIYRIYENLEEVKNTKIRGIQNTINKLKNNKENAFLSLKLATIKTNIKIEIEWEKIIFNEPNIEILFNMFQKYEFKKWMCDLKKNFWLKQYTKKK, from the coding sequence ATGTTATACAATAGTCAATTAAATACAACATTAATAATTGATGGTAATACTTATTTATATCAATCTTTTTTTGCATATCCATTATTAAAAAACAAAAAAGGTGAACATTGTGGAGCAATATATGGATTTTTAAATAAAATAAAAAGTTTATTATTAAAAATAAATCCAAAAAAAATAATAATAGTATTTGATTCACCTTTATTAAACTTTAGACATAAACTATTTAAAGCATATAAAATTAATCGCCCATCAATGCCTAATTTATTAAAATTACAAATTACTCCGTTAAAAAAAATTATCAATGCCATGGGGATACCAATTATTACTATTCCATATATAGAAGGTGATGATATTATAGGAACATTATCAAAAATAGGAGAATCAAAAAAAGAAACTATATTGTTATGTAGTAACGATAAAGATATGGAGCAATTAATTAATAAAAATGTTTCTATTATAAATAATAAAATGGAAAATATTGGATTAAAAGAAATAAAAAAAAAATATGGTATATTGCCGCAATATTTAACACATCTTATGGCTTTAATGGGTGATCATTCTGATAATATACCTGGTGTATATGGAATTGGAAAGATTACCGCGATTGCTTTAATTAAAAAATTTAGTACTATATATAGAATATATGAAAATCTTGAAGAAGTAAAAAACACTAAAATACGCGGAATTCAAAATACAATAAATAAATTAAAAAATAATAAAGAAAATGCTTTTCTTTCATTAAAATTAGCAACAATTAAAACAAATATAAAAATTGAAATAGAATGGGAAAAAATAATATTCAATGAACCTAATATTGAAATATTATTTAATATGTTTCAAAAATATGAATTTAAAAAATGGATGTGTGATCTAAAAAAAAATTTTTGGTTAAAACAATATACAAAAAAAAAATGA
- the cysD gene encoding sulfate adenylyltransferase subunit CysD: MKREGFKHLSQLEAESISIIREAVSEFNNPIMLYSIGKDSSVMLHLAKKAFYPGRIPFSLLHIDTNWKFREMYAFRDKTARENNLNLIIYTNQQKKDDKINPFLSSDVARYTEIMKTESLKKAIEKYKFDAAFGGARRDEEKSRAKERIYSFRDSHHKWDPKKQRPELWNIYNGQIFPGETMRVFPLSNWTELDIWQYIYLENISIVSLYFAKKRPTIKRNKMILMIDDDRIELQKNEQIKSRKIRFRTLGCWPLTSAIKSDADTLPKIIEEMLLTSTSERTGRLIDHNVSDSMEVKKRKGYF, encoded by the coding sequence ATGAAACGGGAAGGGTTTAAGCATTTATCACAGTTAGAAGCAGAAAGTATTTCAATTATTAGAGAAGCAGTATCTGAATTTAATAATCCTATCATGCTGTATTCTATTGGTAAAGATTCTTCTGTAATGTTGCATTTAGCAAAAAAAGCTTTTTATCCTGGTAGGATTCCTTTTTCGTTATTACATATTGATACTAATTGGAAATTTCGTGAAATGTATGCTTTTCGAGATAAAACTGCGAGAGAAAACAATTTAAATTTAATAATATATACGAATCAACAAAAAAAAGATGATAAAATCAATCCATTTTTATCATCCGATGTTGCTAGATATACTGAAATTATGAAAACAGAATCATTAAAAAAAGCAATCGAAAAATATAAATTTGATGCTGCTTTTGGTGGAGCAAGAAGAGATGAGGAAAAATCTCGAGCAAAGGAAAGAATTTATTCGTTTAGAGATAGTCATCATAAATGGGATCCAAAGAAACAACGGCCTGAATTATGGAATATTTATAATGGACAAATATTTCCAGGTGAAACTATGCGAGTTTTTCCATTATCAAATTGGACTGAATTAGATATTTGGCAATATATTTATTTAGAAAACATTAGTATTGTTTCACTTTATTTTGCAAAAAAAAGACCAACGATTAAAAGAAATAAAATGATATTGATGATTGATGATGATAGAATAGAATTACAGAAAAATGAACAAATAAAATCACGAAAAATACGATTTAGAACATTAGGATGTTGGCCTTTAACAAGCGCAATAAAATCTGATGCTGATACACTTCCTAAAATTATTGAAGAAATGCTATTAACGAGTACTAGTGAAAGAACAGGTCGTTTAATCGATCATAATGTATCTGATTCTATGGAAGTAAAAAAAAGAAAAGGATATTTTTAA
- the cysN gene encoding sulfate adenylyltransferase subunit CysN, whose translation MNNKINDNKTVQQLSIDFLNLNHNKNILRFLTCGSVDDGKSTLIGRLLHDTKQIYSDQLISLQNDSKRHGTQGNNVDYALLVDGLQAEIEQGITIDVAYRYFYTKKRKFIIADTPGHAQYTCNMVTGASTCDLAVLLVDAKKGLLEQTFRHAFIAKLLGIRYLLVAINKMDTVRYQQEIFNAIKKKFSEFIMRLSSEISVYFIPISALNGENIVFSNNFANWYKGKTLLQFIENIEINNSITNKRCMCFPIQYVNRLTSDFRGYAGTVAQGTLSIGQHVKILPSNHYSVISNIITYDRNFKKVESNHPVTITLKDNLDISRGDVLVDSKSIISVTKKITATIVWMSSSNLRLNSLYDIKINHKKTRGLIRQIYYVINITNLQKENANSLSLNEIGVVEINFDELIVCDTYKNNKTLGGFIIIDPNNNETIGAGMIKNILINQNILNVSHTSTFEDDLKKIIKKHFPHWNI comes from the coding sequence ATGAATAATAAGATTAATGATAATAAAACAGTGCAACAATTGAGTATAGATTTTTTAAATCTTAATCATAATAAAAATATATTACGGTTTTTAACTTGCGGTAGTGTGGATGATGGAAAAAGTACTTTAATTGGCCGGTTATTGCACGATACAAAACAAATTTATAGTGATCAGTTAATTTCATTACAAAATGATAGCAAACGCCATGGAACTCAAGGTAATAATGTTGATTATGCGTTATTAGTAGATGGTTTACAAGCTGAAATAGAACAAGGAATTACTATTGATGTTGCATATCGATATTTTTATACAAAAAAAAGAAAATTTATTATAGCAGACACTCCTGGTCATGCGCAATATACGTGTAATATGGTTACTGGAGCATCTACATGTGATTTAGCTGTATTATTAGTAGATGCAAAAAAAGGATTATTAGAACAAACTTTTCGTCATGCTTTTATCGCAAAATTATTAGGAATTCGGTATTTACTAGTTGCAATTAATAAAATGGATACAGTTCGGTATCAACAAGAAATTTTTAATGCAATAAAAAAAAAATTCAGCGAATTTATTATGCGATTATCTTCAGAAATAAGTGTATATTTTATTCCAATATCTGCATTGAATGGAGAAAACATTGTTTTTTCTAATAATTTTGCAAATTGGTATAAAGGAAAAACGTTATTACAATTTATAGAAAACATAGAAATAAATAATTCTATTACAAATAAAAGATGTATGTGTTTTCCTATACAATATGTTAATCGTCTTACTTCTGATTTTAGAGGGTATGCGGGAACAGTAGCACAAGGTACATTATCTATCGGGCAGCATGTAAAAATTTTACCTTCTAATCATTATTCTGTAATTTCTAATATTATTACATATGATAGAAATTTTAAAAAAGTTGAAAGCAATCATCCAGTTACGATTACTCTTAAAGATAATTTAGACATCAGTAGAGGTGATGTATTAGTTGACTCTAAATCAATTATATCTGTCACAAAAAAAATTACAGCAACGATTGTATGGATGTCTAGTAGTAATTTACGTTTAAATAGTTTATATGATATTAAAATTAATCATAAAAAAACTCGAGGTTTAATTCGACAAATTTATTATGTGATAAATATTACTAATTTGCAAAAAGAAAATGCTAATAGTTTATCATTAAACGAAATAGGTGTCGTTGAAATTAACTTTGATGAACTTATTGTTTGCGATACTTATAAAAATAATAAAACTTTAGGAGGTTTTATTATAATAGATCCTAATAATAATGAGACAATTGGAGCTGGAATGATAAAAAATATACTTATAAATCAAAACATATTAAATGTTTCGCATACATCTACATTTGAAGATGATTTAAAAAAAATCATTAAAAAACATTTTCCTCATTGGAATATATAA
- a CDS encoding DNA polymerase, with product MIAIKKILETNTITKVTYNIKSQYKILQKYGIKLSENTHDILLENYILKGIMQCNEFIKKINQDFLLKESKYFIHKQTNELSPYYDIYHIPHYILKIHYKNKKFLNKEIKLKSILYDIDRPIAKILYEMENNGVLLNCIKLKNQSQEIEKKLACLQLKAYTLANEHFNILSNEQTRHILFHKIGFKNIDKTPKGKNSINETVLKIFSQNHRLPNIILKYRKLYKLKSNYLDKLTKMVNINTGRIHTSYCQHSTSTGRLTSYYPNLQNIPKKTLEGEKIREAFIAPDKYLILTVDYSQIELRILAHFSADKLLIKSFYNKDDVHTATASNIFDIEINKITIQQRQIAKIINFSVIYGITPFGLSKKLNITMKEAKHYIDMYFKKHYGILNFIKKTLVSTSKKGYTSTLFGRKIYIPNINSDNTNIRKAAQRACVNAPMQGTTADIIKKAMIKVNEYLSLTNFQYGKMIIQVHDELIFEIKENKIDEITKNICFIMENITLLNVPLMVNIGIGKNWNQANKIA from the coding sequence TTGATTGCCATCAAAAAAATACTTGAAACCAATACAATTACTAAAGTAACTTATAATATAAAATCACAATATAAAATATTACAAAAATACGGTATTAAATTATCTGAAAATACTCATGATATTTTATTAGAAAATTATATCCTTAAAGGAATCATGCAATGTAATGAATTTATAAAAAAAATTAATCAAGATTTTCTATTAAAAGAAAGTAAATATTTTATCCATAAACAAACCAACGAGTTGTCTCCTTATTATGATATATACCACATTCCTCATTATATTTTAAAAATTCACTATAAAAATAAAAAATTTTTAAATAAAGAAATTAAACTAAAATCAATATTATACGATATTGATCGACCAATAGCAAAAATACTGTATGAAATGGAAAACAATGGAGTTTTATTAAATTGTATTAAACTAAAAAATCAATCACAAGAAATCGAAAAAAAATTAGCATGCTTACAACTTAAAGCTTATACATTAGCTAATGAACATTTTAATATTTTATCTAATGAACAAACAAGGCATATTTTATTTCATAAAATAGGTTTTAAAAATATTGATAAAACGCCAAAAGGAAAAAATTCTATCAATGAAACAGTATTAAAAATATTTTCACAAAATCATCGATTACCAAACATAATATTAAAGTATAGAAAATTATATAAATTAAAATCTAATTATTTAGATAAATTAACTAAAATGGTTAATATAAATACAGGAAGAATACATACTTCTTACTGTCAACATTCCACTTCTACAGGAAGATTAACATCTTATTATCCTAACCTACAAAACATACCCAAAAAAACATTAGAAGGAGAAAAAATTAGAGAAGCATTTATTGCTCCAGATAAATATTTAATTTTAACAGTAGATTATTCCCAAATTGAATTAAGAATTTTAGCACATTTTTCAGCAGATAAACTTTTAATTAAATCATTTTATAATAAAGATGATGTACATACTGCTACTGCATCAAATATTTTTGATATAGAAATTAATAAAATTACTATACAACAACGACAAATCGCAAAAATAATTAATTTTTCTGTAATATATGGTATTACTCCCTTTGGATTATCTAAAAAATTAAATATTACTATGAAAGAAGCTAAGCATTATATCGATATGTATTTTAAAAAACATTATGGTATCTTGAATTTTATTAAAAAAACATTAGTATCTACATCAAAAAAAGGATATACATCAACGTTATTTGGAAGAAAAATATATATACCTAATATCAATTCTGATAATACTAATATTAGAAAAGCAGCTCAAAGAGCTTGCGTGAATGCTCCTATGCAAGGAACTACCGCTGACATAATTAAAAAGGCCATGATTAAAGTTAATGAATATTTATCTTTAACTAATTTTCAATATGGAAAAATGATTATTCAAGTACACGATGAATTAATTTTTGAGATAAAAGAAAACAAAATTGATGAAATTACTAAAAATATTTGTTTTATTATGGAAAATATAACATTATTAAATGTTCCTTTAATGGTAAATATAGGAATTGGAAAAAATTGGAATCAAGCTAATAAAATTGCTTAG
- the cysI gene encoding assimilatory sulfite reductase (NADPH) hemoprotein subunit produces MDKKNNSKFVVEGNLTDFERIKGDSNYLRGTIDQDLKKTLTNGFTGDNFYLIRFHGMYQQDDRDIRSERLEQKLEPKYAMMLRCRLPGGVITTDQWIKINDFAINYTFYKTIRLTNRQTFQLHGIFKHNLKQAHQMLHEINLDSLATANDVNRNVICTSNPNESNVSHQVYELSKIISQHLLPKTKAYAEIWLDKKKIFTTEDDEPLLSKFYLPRKFKISIVVPPYNDVDIHANDMSLITILDSKNNIIGFNLLVGGGLSFEHNNKLTWPGISQEVGFVLYKDIISVVESVVTIQRDWGDRTNRKQAKTRYTLHRVGLKYFKKEIEKRSNTILLPIKKYHFISRGDRFHWIKGTNQKWNYTLFIPNGRIKNTHNFKLQSALYEIAQTYHGNFKITANQNLIISDVKEKYKKNIINIIKKYGLSNSISYIRQNSMACVSFPTCPLAMAEAERMLENFVTKLELILIDNKMFQEYIVVRVTGCPNGCARALLAEIALVGKSPGKYNLYIGGNRIGTRIPTLYEENVTESEILNKLSKLIQVWSVKRNLKESFGDFVIRIGIVKEIINPSSEFWSKK; encoded by the coding sequence ATGGATAAAAAAAATAATAGCAAATTTGTTGTAGAAGGTAATCTAACTGATTTTGAAAGAATAAAAGGAGATAGTAATTATCTTCGTGGTACTATTGATCAAGATTTAAAAAAAACATTAACTAATGGATTTACAGGGGATAATTTTTATCTTATTCGATTTCATGGAATGTATCAACAAGATGATCGCGATATTAGATCTGAACGATTAGAACAAAAATTAGAACCAAAATATGCTATGATGTTAAGGTGTAGATTACCTGGTGGTGTTATTACCACGGATCAATGGATAAAAATTAATGACTTTGCAATTAATTATACTTTTTATAAGACAATTCGATTAACTAATAGACAAACTTTTCAATTGCATGGAATATTCAAACATAATTTAAAACAAGCTCATCAAATGTTGCATGAAATTAATTTGGATTCATTAGCTACAGCTAATGATGTCAATCGTAATGTTATTTGTACTTCTAACCCTAATGAATCAAATGTTTCTCATCAAGTATATGAATTATCTAAAATAATATCACAACATTTACTTCCTAAAACAAAAGCATACGCAGAAATATGGTTAGATAAGAAAAAAATTTTTACTACTGAAGACGATGAACCGTTATTAAGTAAATTTTACTTACCTAGAAAATTTAAAATTAGTATTGTTGTTCCTCCCTATAATGACGTTGATATTCATGCTAATGATATGAGTTTAATTACAATATTAGACTCAAAAAATAACATTATTGGATTTAATTTATTAGTAGGAGGTGGATTATCTTTTGAACACAATAATAAATTAACTTGGCCAGGTATTAGTCAAGAAGTAGGGTTTGTATTATATAAGGATATTATATCTGTAGTAGAATCAGTTGTAACAATACAAAGAGATTGGGGAGATCGAACAAACAGAAAACAAGCAAAAACAAGATATACTTTACACAGAGTAGGATTAAAATATTTTAAAAAAGAAATAGAGAAACGATCTAACACTATTTTATTACCGATAAAAAAATATCATTTTATTTCAAGAGGAGATCGATTTCATTGGATTAAAGGTACTAATCAAAAATGGAATTATACTCTATTTATTCCTAATGGTCGAATAAAAAATACTCATAATTTTAAATTACAATCAGCTTTATATGAGATTGCCCAAACATATCACGGTAATTTCAAAATCACTGCAAATCAAAATCTAATTATATCTGATGTCAAAGAAAAATATAAAAAAAATATAATAAATATTATTAAAAAATATGGATTATCAAATTCTATATCATATATAAGACAGAATTCTATGGCTTGCGTTTCATTTCCTACTTGCCCGCTTGCTATGGCTGAAGCAGAAAGAATGTTAGAAAATTTTGTTACAAAATTAGAACTAATACTGATTGATAATAAAATGTTTCAAGAATATATTGTTGTGCGTGTTACTGGATGTCCTAATGGTTGTGCGCGTGCATTATTAGCAGAAATTGCATTAGTGGGAAAATCTCCTGGAAAATATAATTTATATATAGGTGGTAATCGTATTGGAACGCGTATTCCTACATTATATGAAGAAAATGTTACAGAGTCTGAAATTTTAAATAAATTAAGTAAATTAATACAAGTGTGGTCAGTAAAACGTAATTTAAAAGAATCTTTTGGAGATTTTGTTATTAGAATTGGTATTGTAAAAGAAATTATTAATCCATCTAGTGAATTTTGGTCAAAAAAATGA